The Molothrus aeneus isolate 106 chromosome 23, BPBGC_Maene_1.0, whole genome shotgun sequence nucleotide sequence GGTGACTGCTATGACCAGTATCTTCTTCAAAACTTAACCCAATGCAAACATCTCATTTTGTGTTTCCAGTGCCAACCTGCTGGGAAGCGTTGCGATTCAAGTGATCCACCATCATCCACAGCTCTTTTGGGATGTCCATGGGCTTTTCATCCTGGGCAGGATCATCACTCATGTCTACTGGCATCAGGGTCTGAGGGAGGGCAgtgtgggcaggagggagacaAACAAAAGGTAGCTAGCCAAGCTCTTATTCAACTCGGCAAAAATACTTCACAAAGCTTATACCTGAGAATTGAGACTTCTTAATAAAAACAGACAGGCCTTAGCATTTAGTTTTAATGCTCTTGTGTGTTTGGAAGGGAATCTTGTCTTTAACTCACAAGTCTCCGAATGGATTCTGCTGACATGTCCTGGATTGGTTCCCTCATGTAACACAGTGTATGGATGGGAGACCCAAAGCAACTTGGCAAATAGTTGCCTGTTACGGATAGAAAATAATCCTTCCCTCTGACAAGATGCAAGACTAAGATATCTTCAAGTTTTTCCTCTCCAGAGTTTAAGCGAGTAGCTGTTGATTTATTAACAAACACCTCCAGCTCAACTGTGATCTCAGCATCTGCCAGAAGATGATAAAAAACCCCGACTCAGTTACAAGCAGTACGAAACCAACAGCCTGCAAAGAGGCACAGCACTCTCAGAAGTGTAGAGGGACAACATCAGCTCATGAACGTCAGACAGAAGGAGGAGCTCACCTGAGAGCAAGAAGCCCTTGCAGGGATTAGCAATCAGCCACTCCTTGCAGTAGGTGTTCTCATCTGGTTTGCTGATAAATTCAAACTGGCAGGGCACTTGGCCATTGCGGATTGTAAACCTCTCTACCTGCAGCTTCATGTATTTAACATCCTTAAAATGGATCTAGAAACAAGTGTCAGTCAACACCATCAGCCAATTCCACCTTGCTGGAGCAGCAATTCCTGTTCTGTGGTTTAATTATTAAGCAGCAAGACAAGCAGATTAACCCCTTGCTCCCACCCCCATCTTCTCCAGGACTGCAAAGGATCACACGTGCATACTCTGAATGCCAAAGTCCTCTCCATCAGGGGACCCTTTAAAACAAATGCTGCCCTCAAATAACTACAATAAAATTGAGAATGAGATAGCTGTGGCCTCAAACGTCTCCTGGGCTTATCTTTATAGTCCCAACACACAAAGCAAATGCTGGTTTGTGACCTTCTCCAGACCCTTACAATTTTACATTTCATGTTTGAAAGCACAAGTCAGAGCAAGGGTCACAAACCACCTTTTACTTTCTCTCTTCCCACCTCAGGGAATGACACACCTTGTGTTTCAGCCCTGGACTGTGAATGGAATTCACCAGCATCTAAATAGGAGTAAAGATTCCTAGGGCTTGTgaacagagagcagctggaagtCAAAATATTCTACTTTTTGGAACCAGACCCAAGGGTCTAGGATCTGCTGGGGTCTGGGGTTGCTCAGTTGCCTCAGGGAGTGCTGGCACAGGACCATGCCCTACCTCTCTGCGGGACAGTGTCACCGAGGGAATGTTGGCATTCTCCAGCTTATCCAGGGAGCGCACGATTTCCTCAAAGGCTTTTCGGTACAGCTCTTCGTTCACAACCTTCACCTGAAAAGGACACACACTGCACCAGCCAGCACTGACTgtgcctctgcaggacagctggAACACAGCTGCAAACATGGGAAGTCATTTGATTTTAGCAGCACACTAAAGTGTACAACACAGGGAGAGCTGTTAGGAGCACCAATCTCCAAGATCTTCTCATGATCCAACAGTAAAGGACCTTGCCATAACTAACAAGAGTCACTCAGTCACTACTGgatcaacctttttttttttttctcaaaaggaATAAGAATTTAGACAAGACGCTACTGTGTTCCCAAAGAACACTGGCAAATATTCAGGCTTAACTGCAGTATCATTTACACAACCCCTGCTCAGCGTGGTCAACAATCCCATCTCCATATCTGATCCAGCCCACCTTTCAAGCCACTGTTCTCTGCGGATGCCACaaaagcaggagagagaaatcagcacccagggaatgagGCCAGCAGAGTTACTTcatccagcactgccatgctTACCCCAATGTCAAACACAGAGCTCACTGGCTTGTGGTCACTGAGCTTCAGAGCCATGTGGCTGCGATAGCTCAGCTGAGCAATGTTCTGCCCTTTCCAGAGTATCCGATCACACCAGGCTGGAACACGGCACTTCTCACtgaaacagaggggaaaaatcacctttttcaGGCACAGTGCAGATGCAGCAACAACACAGGGCAGAACTCTGCTCACACAGAGATCAGGCTTTCCTCCCATGGCTGGAGCTCATTCTCTATCAAAGTGGTATTTTTAACAGTTTCTTCACATAGACAGAAAAAGTTTTGAGTGTATAGTATGAGTAGACACTCTACCTTATAGAGTAGACACTCTACCTCTGAGTGTCTACTAAGGTATCTCTAGCTCATGCTTTACTTCCTACTTCTTCAAAGGTGCAAGGTACAATTAACATACAAAGCAATACTCAGGTATTTTTGACCATGAGAGccatgaaaaccaaaaaactcagGCTCTACATTTAAAGTTTGCATTTACTGTTTTCACTGACAGCTGCACAGATTTAATTTCTGCACTTGCAGCTGCACAGATTTAATTTCTGCACTTGCAGATGAAGTTCCTGGTTTGCTGAGACtagaggagctgctctgtgtatAGAGCATTACAATTAGGATGGTTCTCACAGGCTTttgaagagcagcacagctgactCCACATCAACCCTGGCTGATCTCACCTGAGCAGGTACAGGAGAGAGCAGCAAAAATGAGATCCTAAATATTTTGCTTGgggaacaaaaaaacaacaaactagacaaaaataattaaactagCTAAAAGGATTCATTAACTTTGTTAATGAATCACCTCTAAGAGGAAACCTAATAGGATtattactgggaaaaaaatattaggaaTATCTGACAAATCGCAGTGGGAGAAAAACAGGGTAAATAGATGTAAACAGGAGATGAATTTTGGAGTGAAGGAAGAGAACCAGAAATAATCTCACAACTGTTCCTATTTACAGCCATTAGACCTGCAATATTTTTTAGCCTTGTTTTTACTTCCTTCGGTGATAACATCAGCCATTTGTAGCATCACATCTGAGACCATCACTGTACCTTGTGTCCCAGTCATCACAGCCAGCATCATACTTGTATGTTGGCTGGAAAGAGATCTCTCCTTCTGTGAAGCCTTCAAAGGCTGCATTTGCCTTCATTTGCCTCTTCAGctacaaaagaagaaaagatgaaaacttTAATTTTAGATGATCTCAAGcacaatttccatttccatatGGAGTAAAGGGAGACACTGAGCACAGAAAAGGCCAAGGAGTTGTGTGGTTTGTACTGAGCCCCCTCAGCACCATGGTGGTGAGACAGCAGTACCTGGTCATACTGGCAAAGCTCTAGAAATGCTTTCTCCTCTACAAGCTGTTTCACTTTTGCCACATCCAGTTCCTCCAGACGGTAGTTGAGGTCCCCCAGCCATAGGATCACACTGGAAGAGAACATAAACTACAATGTGCAGAGGCCTGAAGCTgccccagagctcagccagCCACGGACAGCAGCTCcactctgcagctctccccatCACAACccctctgctgagctgctctcatCAGGAATCACAACAGTGGAAACTCAACAGAGAAGCtaccttttctatttttgccATTGTTAATCACTGTTCTGCATGTTTGCCACTGTCCCTTCATAACTTGTGTTGTTATTATTGTAGTTATTATTCCACAGTGACTGAATCCCACAGCTAGGGAAGTCAGTGTTTattcctgccccatccccactccAGGCTTGAGAATAAAACAAGGACTGGGAGAGCATAAGGTGACAAGTGACACtcttctgctgagctgctctcatCAGGAATACCAACagtggaaatttaaaaaagaagctACCTTTTCTATATTTGCCATTATTAATCACTGTTCTGCATGTTTGCCACTATCCCTTCATAACTGGTGTAGTTATTATCCCACAGTGACTGAATCCCACAGCTGGGGAAGTCAGTGCTTATTCCTGCCCCATGCCCACTCCAGGCTTGAGAATAAAACACGGCTTGGGAGAGCATAAGGTGACAAGTGACCTGTCCAAACCAGGTAAAGCTTTTCTGGCCCCTCCAGCTGACATTTATGGCACTGGGCCCCCTCCTCACCCCCCAGCACATTCTCAGAGTGCTCCCTTGCACAGCCAGAGGGGAAGCATACTCGTGCTTGCCAATAGTGAGAGGGGGCAGATTTGGATCAGACTGGCAGAACTGCATCCGGGAGCAGATGTCCTTGAAGTCCTGGTTCCTGCGCTCGTATTCCTCCGTGTGGGCTGCCAGGTGAGAGTTCACAATGCACACGCTGGTGTTGTGGAATTTAAACCTGATGGCGACACCACCTTTGTTACCCTGAAAGACAAAGATATTAGTCAGAAGCTTCTACACTGCAGATGAGTTACTAGCAGTGGACAAGCCAGAGGACTTTGAGACAGAGAGTTTAATTTCCAGAGGAAGGAATAGGCTGAAAATGCTAATTAGTGGTTGCTGCTTTGAACATTGGTgcacagctggcagtgccctgagctggcaTGGGGATAGGACTTTCTGCTTCTAGAATCAGCCCTTAGCTAGAGCAATAACCACTGCATCCAAGGAGAGGAGCTCTTCCAAATCTCACCCCTTCTTATTTGCCATTCTTACCATCCTCCCCATGATTCCAGTCCCCACAGTCTCAACTTCCACCTCGGAGATGTTCAGAGCGAGCTCTGCCTTCACATACAACAGGAGCATGATCCCCACCAGCCGCACAAGCTTCACCTGAAAAACAGACCCAGTCCATCCCATGCTGCAGTGGAAGAGCTTTGCTGAGAGAAGGCACATCCATCCACAACATGGGTCACCAAAGAGGAAGTCTCAGGATCATCCAGTGCACAGGCCCCAAACAGAACAtttggaaggagctgggagcaacaggaaggagctgggagcaaCATCAGTGAAGGAAGTTCTTGCCCAAAGCAAGAGCTACAGCACAGACACAGGCTCATGGGAGGAGATTCCCTTCAACAACAGACACAAGAGATGAAGCAGACCTATGGAGCAGGAGCTAAATCAAAAGCAGTATTCCTACCAAAATACCTTCACAATTCATTCCACCATACACTGTATTCAGGCATGGAAGAAGGTACAGAACTTCCTATTCTCCTTCCCCAAGACAGCAGGAGCTCCCTTTAAGTGGGGAAGCCTGGCTCTGTTTCCCATCCTGCCCCTACCTCAGCACCCTGCACAGAAACACCACCTCTAGAACCTGCACAGCCTCTGAAGACACAGCATTGAGAACAAgagaaagcaaagggaaaagagagcCAAGTGGGAAATGATTCCACACTCAAACCTCCCCAAAAGCCACATTTACCTTTGCATATTTGGCATCTGGGTGAAGACTATCAGTTACAGCTTTAAACCATTCTTCTTCCTTCGGTGTGTCATTGAAAAAGAAGGCTTCTTTAGTCAGATCAAGCTCCTGGAAACTGTGTTAGAGGAAGGAACCCATGGATGCATGCACTTGTTTATGGCTCTCCAACCCCTTCTCTGGGAAGGAACTAAATCAGATTGCACTCACTAAATTTATAACTGAAAACTCAAATTCAGTTATGCTGACTGCAGATGTATGTCAAATGCAAAGCCCAATTACTGTCATTATTACATCAAATGGCATTAAGGATTTTGCAACACTGAGAGGCCAAACCCTACCAGACCAACAACCCTTGCAGGCTGTGACACACCCACCCTGGAGCTGTGCAtgcactgcagcagtgccaaCATTCCTGTGGTGTCCTGGCTGAGCTCCTCTGGGTGACAGatcctcctgcacagcccaggtCAGTGAGGGTGGCCAGGGACAGACACTCACCCCACACAGTAAATGTCTGGAGGCTCAGCATCACacctcagccagggctggaggctctCCGTGGGAGACTGCCCATTCACGTTGTATGTCCCCACAAAAACCCTGCAaagacagtgacaggaccccaGGGCTGCAAACTGGGAGAGCAaactccctgcagagcccagcaaacAGCACTGCTATTAGCCAGTTTGTTTATTCACCATATTATGTCTATTAACCATAAATAATGTTCTATATAACTAACATGTTGGCAGGGAAAATTAAGAAAGGTGACAAAGTTTAAATCCCTGAAATTATTTAACTACAGCTGCACCTTTACAGATGCATTTTTACAGAAGGACATGTTGTTACACACAAagtgttaaagaaaaaataaaaataaggctGTAGCTGTGCAGTAGCAGCTTGAAATGATAAATTCAAAAAATGAGATGCATAAAACTATTTCAAACACAGTAAAGTTTTGGTCCTAATTATGTATTTCACTCAAGCTCTTTCTTATGAGCTTATTGGAACAACTACATGGATCAGCAGTGGACAGaaatggagaaggagaaggctgGAGTGCACAGAGCTGATGCATTTCCAGACACTGCCTAAaataagcacagaaaaaaagtgatttcAAAAAGGCCATTTCCTCCACAAGAACCATGAAGAAAGACACATGAATGAAATTCTGCTCTGCTCATGTCTAAAGGTGGAAAGAAAACTGTTCTGGAAAGTATGGATTATACTTTTCTACAGAATTTCCTGTTTGTGGGGACACAGGATGAAATAACAGATGAGTTATTCCAACAGTCTGTGCTCGGTTACAGcccaaaaaagtaatttattctCAGGAATGATCATACCTGTAGTTCTGGATGTGTGTGTAGGAGTCCTGCATTTGTAAAAGCTGAGATTTAACAATAGTATCTCTGAGCCCAAACTTTGGCTCTGATAAGATTGAGGCCTTGTTCGAAGCCATGACACGGGAGGCCCGAACCTGTTCAGTTCTCACTTCAGGCTTGACTTTGTTTTGcctgcaaaataaaaccacaggTGAAGCCCAGGCTATCCCCACACCCTAACTAGCATATTTCTGCCACTGAGGcattaattcacatttttctgtcTGTCCACTAAATACGGATAATATTTGGGATAAGCCAAGAAGACTGAAAAGAGCATTTCTTAGCAGGGTTGAGATCTCCAGACAAAACCAGTTTAAGTAACTAAAATAACAAATGGTTTTCACCATCCTGGTGCAGCCTGTTGACACAGAGCAGGCTTTACTCACACCTGGAAAATGATACAAAACCTGTACGGCCTCCCTGCTCACTAAAGCAAGGAGAGGCAAATCTCATCtccctctgcctcagccagaGAATGAAGAACTCTGTTTGTTTGTAAAACCTTCTGCTGGAAATATTCCAATGCTGCCCAGAGTGGGTGGAGGTAgaggtggttttattttgtgtctcCTGGCTCTGCAAACTCCTTTTGCAAAGGAATAATGCCACAGCTTGGGAATTCCCAGCAGCAATGGGATGGCATAAATTTAAGGCCAGCATACCAGTGCCAAGGACAGCACACGGACAGACTCTGAATGATTTGCATCAGGGTCCACAGAGTCCTGGGAACTGGAAAATCAAACTGTAACATTTTAAGAGTGTATTTATGAGACACAGTGGCTCTAAGCCAAAGCTCTCTGAattcaaaataaacaatgcTAGCAGGTCCTGTCCCACTAAACAGCCAAAATATGCCCAAACAGGGAGGATTGTAGGGAGAGGGAGTGGAATGAAATTTCCACTAATGTTTTGACAGCATGCTTATGCTgaacttttttctctcttaactAGAACCTGCAAATTCTCATCTTAAAAAGTTGacagcttctgctgcagagccccCCACCTCTGTGCACTGACCTGGGAGAGCTTCTATCAGTGCTGTcgtggctgcagctctgactgactgcagcttttttcccattttgtttGACACCTTCAGAGCCAACCACTtctagaggagaaaaaaacaaaaaaacaaaccaacaaaaagttTCACTTTAAACACAAAGTGTTCTTCCATTTATCAACATGCTTATGTAAACACAGGCAAAAAATCTGTgggcagaaaataatttagatttGTGTGTGGAAAAACAAAGTACCACACAGTCTCTCTTTCCGCTATCTGACAGATTTAGCTTACTCTGACCCAAGTGCTGTGTGATGATGCAGCTTCCCCTGCAGAGGAAGGAACCACAGgagccacagagagcagcactgtcCTCTGTGGGAGCacttgctgctgcctctcctttACAGCTAAGCTAAAGCAGGACTTAGCAGCACAAAATCCAGGGCTTTACCCaaagaatctgaaaaatttATGTTAATAGCagattttccctttctgaagCAAGACAGGAAGTACaaagaaagggggggaaaggggaaaaaaacccaaaacccacagTTCCATTTAAAGGGTTTCTGCCTATCTGCAAATAGCCAGCATGGCACAGGTGTCAAGGCACCTCTGTGGCCATAAAGAGTCACACCAGGGAGCCACTGAACCTCAGCAGAAACATCTGCCCCAAAGCAAACTGCACGTTCCTAAAACAGTAACAGGGCTGCTACCACACAAACTGAACTAACCACAGGAGTGACACTAAACACATCACACTACCTTAGCAAAATTTGACCAGTCTTTCAGCACTTTGTTTCAGTTACAATATTCTGCTCCTACAAGTTGCAAAACAACAGTTAAAAAAGAGGATTCTGGGGGAGGTCTCTGTGTTTAAGATGCAAAACCAGCAATCTTAAAATCATGCTCCTTAGCATACAAATCTAATGGTGATGTAGAAATTGTTAAGACTCTTGGGTTCTAGGCATTCAGCTGAGCTTCTCCTCCAGTGAACACAACCCAGAAAAAATAAGATGTTATTGCTGTCACAGAACATTCTGCAGAACACGAgcacaaaacagaaatagaacTTGCAGTACTTCACCCAGGCCCTCGGGATACAAACCAGATGACAAGAAGTGGCCAAATTCTCAGCCTGGATAACCTCTTCTGCCCAAGAGCCTTCTGAGAATAGACTGTGTAAGAGGATTTAtcagagcctggctgcagaaGAGCACATGACTGAAACCTCACTGCAGATCACACAGCTCAAGTCAAGCAGAATtgagcaggagcacacagagatGCACTGGGAAGTGTGggcccagggacacagcagtTTCTCCGTGGGTGTTGAGAGCTCAGTTACTGCTCCTTGGACCTCTGCAGGCTCTCCCACTAAACAACCATGCAGCATCCCTTGAGAGTCAGTGACAGGAACCAACCTGAACCTTCACCTCAATGGACAATGGTCACTTTTGTGCCAAGAAAAGAGCAGATTCCCAGGCTTTGTTACCTACATGGGTCCATGCCAGTCGCCAGTGTGCAGAAGGCATTATTGCAGAATGGAAAGATGTGTGAGCCTGCTGCTGTCACAACTCCTACCTGATCCACATCACACCTTGCATTCTAACCTCATGGGCAGAAATCAGCTTTAGCTAGGATTGTCCTAAGAAAGAGATTAGCTTTGGAAAAGGGCTGTTTCCTTAGATATGTTTACACCTAGCCACAGATTTCTGTAGCCAGAGGGATCTATATGGTATCACTCTGAAGTGGAATAATGACCTTGTTCGGTAATTGAACTCAGTACAGAAATACAGAGCAACATGCAGAGATTACAGGAGGTCTCAATTGCACAGGACTTGCAGTTAAATGAGATCCAAGCAGTAATAAAGGCATTCATGTTAAAAAAGTGCAGTGATACTACAGACCAGCAGGAAAATGTATCATATCTCCTGGATAAACAGGATTCATGCTTAGCATCCAAAGGGGAGAATTAAATTAGCCTTCATGCAACCAGAGCAGTCCAGCCTCaacacagcagggcacagcaaaaCGCCAACATTCGAGTTTTTGAACCCCACACTGACTTCCAGGAACTGCTTTAGCTCCGAATCTTCCCACAGTGCGCTCTGCAAAGCGGGAAACCACCGagccccgggagcggcggggccagCGGAGGAGGCGCCGGAAGAGCGCGGCCCGCCCGGCGGAGCCGACCCGGGCGCACGGGGCGGGCACCGGGCGGGCACCGGGCGGCGAAACCAGCGGAGCCCCGGCGGCCAGCGCCCGGCAGCAGCTCCGCACCCGCTGCCCGCGGCGGAGCGGCCCCGGAGCTGCCGCGGAGCGACCCCGGAGCGGCCCCGGAGCGGCCCCGGAGCGGTCCCGGAGCGGCCCCGGAGCGGCCCCGGAGCGGTCCCGGAGCGGCCCCGGAGCTGCCGCGGAGCGACCCCGGAGCTGCCCCGGAGCTGCCCCGCTGCCTCCCGGCCCCGGCCGAGCCGCGGAGCTCCGGCAGCGCCGGGCGGGCgctcagccctgccccggccTCGCCTCcccggacagacagacagacagacagacagacagaccgaCCCAGCCCGGCGGGTCCCCGCGCTCACCTCGGCGGGGCCGCCCGCCCGCGGACATCGCCGCAGCTCGgtgccccggccccggccccggcccggccccagcGCCCGCCCCAGCCCGCCCCGATCCGCCCCCGGCAGCCGCGCTCGCTGCCTCTGTCCCCGGAACACCGAGCATCGCTGCCGGGTGCTCACGGCGGGGAATGGAGAGCCACGGCGGCGCTGAACGAGTTTCAGGAGGGAGAGGCCGGCGCCGCTCCTCCACACGCGGGagggacggacggacggacggacggacgccGCAGCTGCACCCGAAGGGGACCCGACCCGCAGGGAGCTCGTACCTGCGCTGCACCTGCTGACCTCCTGCAGGAAGGTGCGCGTGTGGGAGCCGAAGGGCAGCTGCACTGTCAGCCGATCCTCTGCTGAGCCGATCTGCACAGTCACGTCCGAGCCTGCGGACATCGGGAGAAAAAACTCCGGTGGGTCGTGCTGACAAACCTTCACAAACTGAGAGCGTCTCCCGACAAACCTTCACAAACTGAGCGTCTCCTGACAAACCTTCACAAACTGAGAGCATCTCCTGACAAACCTTCACAAACTGAGCTCTGCAACGGTGGGCGTGCACATGCACCCAACCTTTGGCAACATCTCCCCATGCCTTCTTACCATGTTCCTTTCCAAAGTTTTACATGAGAATGCcgcttaaaatataaaaattatcatttataaaagtttttattctgcttGTTCAGGGATAATAATTAATCTTCCAGCACCAGTTTAAAAACATACGGAAAATTAGTTCCCTTGGTTGAATGGGGCTGGCAATGCTCACTAGCACCAAGTAAAAATGGCCAACAGCATGACAactgccccagcagggcacaacccctccccagccagctcctctggggCCAAGAACCCCCCAGTCCTGCCCCACTGCATGCAGCTGGCCCAGGCCCCAGAGCACCTGTAATGCAGGCACCAAAACAACCACAGAACTCACCAATGACGTGAAGGTCACTGTCCAGTACAACTGCAAAAGTAAGACAAAGTTCAGTTGAAAGCTAAAGCCACAGATTTTCAGACCACGCTGATACTTCTTCAAACTCCAGATGTTCCCTGCAGGAACAGAGGCAGGCAGAACAAacctgctgggcaggggctgtggctggggcCTGGTgggacagaggcactctgctcctcacagggcCCTGCCAGAAATGCCATGTGGTGCACAAGTTTCACCAAAGATAACATACTTGAAAAACGTGAAGGCAGAATAGATTGCAAATTTCAGTCAGGAAGCAGGAGAGCAGAATAAATTGCAAATTTCAGGAAGCAGGAGAGCAGAATAAATTGCAGATTTCAGGAAGCAGGACAGCAGAATACGGACGCCAAACCCCTTCATCCCAGTCTTTGGAACCGGCACTGAGCCACCACAGTGTGTCAGTACCTTCTTCCACTGCAAACTCATCTGTGATGGGGATCACTCTCTCCAGCCAGACGTCCTCAGCTGTGATGGCCATCCGCCGGTGGGTGTACACGTAGATCCTGCaagcacagggcagcacagaggcaAAGCCTCCTCAGCTCTGCATGTCTGCAGACAGACAAACCcacaccccatcccacccagcaGCACGGGCTAGCACAGCCCCATGCAAATCCGAAACCGACTCCACAACCCAGTGCCCA carries:
- the INPP5B gene encoding type II inositol 1,4,5-trisphosphate 5-phosphatase isoform X1, giving the protein MDQSVAIQESLAAGATCRIAVQALLASGDSVESRLLGLVECRGHHAIYVYTHRRMAITAEDVWLERVIPITDEFAVEEVVLDSDLHVIGSDVTVQIGSAEDRLTVQLPFGSHTRTFLQEVSRCSAEVVGSEGVKQNGKKAAVSQSCSHDSTDRSSPRQNKVKPEVRTEQVRASRVMASNKASILSEPKFGLRDTIVKSQLLQMQDSYTHIQNYRVFVGTYNVNGQSPTESLQPWLRCDAEPPDIYCVGFQELDLTKEAFFFNDTPKEEEWFKAVTDSLHPDAKYAKVKLVRLVGIMLLLYVKAELALNISEVEVETVGTGIMGRMGNKGGVAIRFKFHNTSVCIVNSHLAAHTEEYERRNQDFKDICSRMQFCQSDPNLPPLTIGKHDVILWLGDLNYRLEELDVAKVKQLVEEKAFLELCQYDQLKRQMKANAAFEGFTEGEISFQPTYKYDAGCDDWDTSEKCRVPAWCDRILWKGQNIAQLSYRSHMALKLSDHKPVSSVFDIGVKVVNEELYRKAFEEIVRSLDKLENANIPSVTLSRREIHFKDVKYMKLQVERFTIRNGQVPCQFEFISKPDENTYCKEWLIANPCKGFLLSDAEITVELEVFVNKSTATRLNSGEEKLEDILVLHLVRGKDYFLSVTGNYLPSCFGSPIHTLCYMREPIQDMSAESIRRLTLMPVDMSDDPAQDEKPMDIPKELWMMVDHLNRNASQQEDLFQQPGLRSEFEQIRDCLDKGMYDTFLGSNHSVAEALLLFLESLPEPVICCRFYSSCLESASNYSLSCQIIADLPVFHRNVFEYLMAFLRELLKNSGKNHLDVNILASVFGGLLLRPPPGHPTPDIAEKRKAQQFIHQFLVREEDLP
- the INPP5B gene encoding type II inositol 1,4,5-trisphosphate 5-phosphatase isoform X2, with product MSAGGRPRREVVGSEGVKQNGKKAAVSQSCSHDSTDRSSPRQNKVKPEVRTEQVRASRVMASNKASILSEPKFGLRDTIVKSQLLQMQDSYTHIQNYRVFVGTYNVNGQSPTESLQPWLRCDAEPPDIYCVGFQELDLTKEAFFFNDTPKEEEWFKAVTDSLHPDAKYAKVKLVRLVGIMLLLYVKAELALNISEVEVETVGTGIMGRMGNKGGVAIRFKFHNTSVCIVNSHLAAHTEEYERRNQDFKDICSRMQFCQSDPNLPPLTIGKHDVILWLGDLNYRLEELDVAKVKQLVEEKAFLELCQYDQLKRQMKANAAFEGFTEGEISFQPTYKYDAGCDDWDTSEKCRVPAWCDRILWKGQNIAQLSYRSHMALKLSDHKPVSSVFDIGVKVVNEELYRKAFEEIVRSLDKLENANIPSVTLSRREIHFKDVKYMKLQVERFTIRNGQVPCQFEFISKPDENTYCKEWLIANPCKGFLLSDAEITVELEVFVNKSTATRLNSGEEKLEDILVLHLVRGKDYFLSVTGNYLPSCFGSPIHTLCYMREPIQDMSAESIRRLTLMPVDMSDDPAQDEKPMDIPKELWMMVDHLNRNASQQEDLFQQPGLRSEFEQIRDCLDKGMYDTFLGSNHSVAEALLLFLESLPEPVICCRFYSSCLESASNYSLSCQIIADLPVFHRNVFEYLMAFLRELLKNSGKNHLDVNILASVFGGLLLRPPPGHPTPDIAEKRKAQQFIHQFLVREEDLP